From Faecalicatena sp. Marseille-Q4148:
CTGTTTTTCACATTCTTCACAGCCGCACCACATTGCCTTAATAAATCCTGGTTTATTTGCAGCAATTTCTTTCATCTCATCCATATTTGCAGCTGTATAAACACGCTCATCACGATATGCTTTCGCTCTGTCATACATATCTTTCTGCATTGTCTCAAGAATCTCACCGAGTTTCACTGTGAGTTCATCAAGAGAAACAACAATTTTCTCTCTTGTGTCACGGCGTACAACAACTGCCTGATTATTCTCAATGTCTTTCGGTCCAATCTCAATACGAGCCGGAATACCAAGCATTTCCTGCTCACTGAACTTCCATCCCGGGCTCTTCTCAGAATCATCAATCTCTGCACGATATCCGGAAGCTTTCAGCGCCTGAAGCAGCTCGTTGGCTTTATCAAGTACACCTTCTTTGTGCTGTGCGATCGGAATTACGCGCACCTGAGTCGGAGCGATTCTTGGCGGAAGCACAAGGCCGCTGTCATCTCCGTGCACCATAATAATTGCACCGATGATACGTGTAGATACACCCCAGGATGTCTCGTAAACACTCTTTAACTGATTATCTTTATCAAGATACTGAATCTCAAATGCATCTGCAAAGCCGCTTCCGAAGAAATGGCTTGTACCTGACTGAAGCGCCTTACCGTCATGCATCATTGCCTCGATCGTATAAGTATCTTCTGCTCCGGCAAATTTCTCACTGTCTGTCTTTCTTCCGACAAGAAGCGGAATTGCTAAATCCTGCTCTACAAAATCTCTGTATACCTGAAGCATTGTCAGCGTTCTCTGTTCTGCTTCTTCATAAGTCGCGTGGATCGTATGTCCTTCCTGCCATAAAAACTCTCTGGAACGTAAGAACGGTCTTGTTGTCTTCTCCCAGCGAAGAACAGAACACCACTGATTCCAAACCTTCGGAAGATCACGGTAAGACTGTACGGTTCTGCTCCAGTAATCGCAGAATAATGTCTCAGATGTCGGACGGATACACATTCTTTCCTGAAGCGGCTCCATTCCTCCATGTGTTACCCATGCAACTTCCGGTGCAAATCCTTCAATATGATCTTTTTCTTTCTGAAGAAGGCTCTCCGGAATCAGAAGCGGCATGTAAACATTCTCCACACCTGTTGCTTTAAAACGGGCATCCAGATCTTTCTGGATATTCTCCCAGATTGCATAGCCGTTTGGCTCATAGATCAGGCACCCCTTTACACTTGAATAATTACAAAGCTTTGCTTCGCGGACAACATCTGTATACCACTGAGCAAAATCCACATCTCTTGATGTGATCGATTCAACAAATTTCTTTTCCTTTGCCATTGTCTCATTCTCCTTTTCACTTCTATTTCTTAATAAGATTTTTTCATGTGCAACAAAAACGCCGAAGCTCAAATCCCTAAAAGGGACCGAAAACTTCGGCGGTACCACCCTGATTAACTGTCATCTGATCTTTTGTCTTCCAATCATCTGACAATTCTCTTTCCAGCCGTTATCGCCGGCCGCTACGCTGCATTTTCATGCAGAGACTCCAAGGCAGGTTCCATACGTTTCCTGGAAAGATGTCTCACCACTCATCTTCTCTCTGTGCCATTCCCGGTATGTACTAATCCTCTTCCATGTCCAAAATATATTTAGATAATGGTTATTGTAAAGGAAGAGAGGGGGGATTGTCAAGAGGGATTGCTGCGCATTCCTTTACCCGCATTCCTTTACCCGCATTCCTTTACCGTCAACTTCAATGAAATCCCAATATTAAATCTTGATACAAGAGTCCTAAAATTGGTTTAAAATAGAAATCTTGACAGGTGCAAAAAAAAATAACCTATATTATTTTCTTTTTGAATTCTTCATATGTAATACGTTCTTTGGTAAATCCTTGACCATTTACCTCATTAATCTGATTAATGGTAAGAAATGCAAATGGATCTGTTTCACATATCATCTCTTTCAAATCAAATAATTTTTGTCTTGGAATCACACACATAACCCCTTTCTGTTCTTCACCGCTATATCCCGTCTGTATGTGAAAGAGTGTTACTCCTGCTTCTATGTCCTGCAATATTTTTTCCTGAATCTTTTTATACTCTCTTGAAATAATCATTACCTGCATAGAGACCTTTCCATTTGGAACAACTTTATCAATCACAACCGTTGCTAGAAGAGTCAGTATAATTCCATAAAGTATTTGCTCCATATCCGAGAAAGAAGCCTGTAAACCCAAAACTAAAAAATCTACTATATACACCGTAACACCGACTGAAAGAGACGTTTTTTTGTTTGCTATCATGGCAATAATATCTGTTCCACCCGTTGATCCTCCTACTCTTACTACAAGGCCCATACTAACGCCTACAAGAAGTCCTCCAAAAACAGCAGACAATAGTATATTGTCTGTCATTTTTGTGATTCCTGGAATTTTCTGTAACATTTCAAGAAATAATGGATAGATAAATGTACTCAATAAAGTTTTCTTTACGAATTCTTTTCCCAGAATAAACCATGCTATGATAAGCAATATACTGTTCAGACTAAGGACAATAATTGAAGTCCGAATTCCCCAAAAATGATTTCCTGCAATTCCTAAGCCGGTTGCCCCTCCCATCGGAATCCCTGCCGGAACAATAAAAGCAACTACAGCAAGCGCTAATATTGCATTCCCGGTTACAACACCCAATAAATTCATTAATTTTTCGTTGGTGTTCTTTTTCATTTTGTCATCATCTCTATAATCTTCTTATTTGTTTCTTTTATTTCTTCTGCCACAATTCCTTCCCCCCTACTGTTCATTTAGATATATATAATATCCGACAATTCCTGCTTCCAACTCCTTACATTTACTCCATCAGTACTATTACATTGTCGAATTGACTGGCCGCCTCTTCGATCTTCACTCGGTTTCCAAGTACGCAAACAACTCCCTCTTCAGTAAAGCTTTCCATTACCTGATGCCTGTTTTTCAGATCTTCTTTCTGCGCCTTTAGCAACCTTTCTCTAACTTTTTCCCTAACCCGCGGTTCTTCCTGCCGCAGATACCAAGAATCCATTCGTTTTGTCTGTACATATGTTTTGGGAGTTCGGTCATATCCGGCAACAGCACCAATCTTATAATTCAGAAGCTCCTGTTCCCCTAGTTCAAGATCTTTTAACCACCTTGCAGTGTTGCGGAAGGATTCTATCGTCCTTTTTACGTTCGGATCTCGATAGGAACTCATAGTCCAGCTTTGATTTGGGAGTACAGACATCTGACAGCCGTAAGCCCCTCCTTCAGCACGGATCTTTGCCCACAAGTAATCAAAGCTTACCATTCTGCCAAGAAGATAATCCTCACCGGTATATTCCCCGATTCCTCCAAGCGCAACATAAGATACCTCCGACGGAATGATAAATGCCTCCGATTTTCCAGGAAGCAATTTGTCCTGATACCATCTAGGTTCCCTTTCCCTTATACTGCTGCAGAACCCAGAATCCGCGATCAACTGGCGGAAATCGGCGTAAGCTTTCTCTGTACCTGTAAAACTTATCACCAGATTGGACTTACGGCAAATCTTCTTCTGAATTTCCTTAAGTTCCCGGATCATCTGCCCATGGTCTGCGTCAAAGTTCTTCAGAAGCTTTCCTAAGAACTGATAATAGTAAATTCCGTTATAGCGTTCCCTTGCCGCTCCTTCCGGCATATAGTGTGCGGCCGCGCGTCCGGACGCATAGCTGTTCCCACTGGTAACAAATCCCCTTTCCAGTTCCATCCGGCTCTGCCTGATCCTTTTCAGAATAATCTCCGGATGCTCCAGAATGGTATCATACAGCAGCTCTTCCCCCAGTTTTACCGCTCTCATAAGATTCTGTTCCAGACAGCTGATATCCATCGCAAATTTAAGCCTGACATGCCGGATATCATCTGCATTGGTGTACGCTTCCAGATAAGCCCTTATATTTCCAAGCCACATATTCTTCTCAATCACTAATTCTTCCAGGCTGTGCGTTCTCGTAGGAAGACTGCCCAGAAGTTCGGAAAACAGCTTTGCATAAGGAACTTTCTCCGGCTCCAGATCACTGATATCAAAATAGTAACTTTGATATACCACTCCTTTTGAAGGGATCTCTTGTTTCAAATATGTAATACCGGATTCTTCCTCTGCCCTTGTGAGCGGCTCCTCCTTTTTATGAAGCAGATCATCCGCAGACAGACCCGGCAGGTCTTCTGTCTCTTCTTCCTGCCCTTTCTCTTCGGCCCTTTCAAGAGGTTCCAGGGAAACCTCTGCCTCATAATCATTTTCCAGGAGGATTTCCCTCAGAAGTGATTCAAAATATCCTTCCTTTACAAGGGTTCTCATCTTCCTATATGTTTCTTCAAATTCTATCATCTCGCAAGGTCTGGTTCCCTGCGCCCATCCGCCGGCAATATCCAGTACATATTCAATTCCCTCCGGCTGGCTCCCGCCTTTTTCCCTCATCCAAAATTCCAGACGGTTGATCGCCGAAACCAATACCTCTTCTCCGATTCCTTCTCTGCAAAGTCTGTCCGCCTGTTCTGTGATAACCGTTTTCAACCGGCCGGCAGTTTCTTTGTCTGTATTCTTTATTTTAACGGCAAGATAGGGCTGTCTGATACCATCCATGATAAAATACTGAATCTCCGGGATTCCCAGGCTCTGAATAAGCCCTTTCTTCATCGGCGCCTCGTCTTCCCCCATAATCGCCTGCATAAGGATATAGACTGCATTCATACGTTCCCGGTTGTCAAAATCACCCAGACTATATGTGCATGACGCAAACACACCCTGATTGCCGAACTTCTCCTTATCATACAGCTTATTTCGGATTCCCTTTACGGGTTTCTGCAGCATAACCGGCTTCGCAGGTTCTAAGCGTTTCATTTTTCCCAGATAAACTTTGTCAATATACTCCAATATTTGTTCCGTATTCATTCTCCCATATAGAACAATACAGCAGTTGGAAGCATTATAAAACGTCCTGTAATATTCCAGAAATTCCTCATAAGATAGCGCGGGAATCGTATCCGGAAATCCTCCGGATACAAAACGATAGGCCGTTTCCGGAAACATTGCCTTAGACATTTCATCCTCTAATATGCTGTCCAGGGATGAGAAAACACCCTTCATCTCATTATAAACAACGCCGTTAATCTCCGGAGCTTTTCCGTCTTCACACTGAAAATGCCAGCCCTCCTGTTCAAAGATCTCTTTATCCGTAAGAACATTCGGACAAAATACCGCGTTTAGATAAACGTCCATCAGATTCATAAAATCCTTCTCATTCTCTGTGCAAAAGGGATATACCGTATGATCCGGATATGTAATTGCATTTACGAATTCTGCCATGGAATGTTTCATCAGATTGACGAACATAGTTTTATCCGGATATCTGCGGGAACCATTCAGCACAGAATGCTCCAGAATATGGAAAACTCCCGTGCTGTCCTTTGGTATGGTCCGAAATCCAACCAGAAAGCTCTTTTTAACGTCCTGATTGTCTATAACGACGACCTGCGCTCCGGTTGACAGGTGCTCCATCTGAATAATATCTCCTTCGACCTCACGCACATACTTCTTTTCTTTAACTTCAAATCCATAGATTTTTTCCCCGGTTTCCATATCCATTCCCTCTTAATACATGAATTCTGTGATCTTCTCTTTTATTTCCTCAACTTCCATCACGCCTACGTTCTCAAACTTTTTTTCACCGTCTTTGTAGAATCGAACAGTTGGAACCGCAAAAATGCGATTCTCTTTGCCAAGCTTCGGATAATCTGTAGTGTTCACTTTTACGATGTTGATAAACGGAAGCTCCGCGTCTAACTCTTCCAAAATACGTGAAAAAGCTTTACACGGTACGCATGTTGTGGAAAAGAAATCCACGATCACGAATCCTTCCTTAATCTGCTCTTTAAAACTCTCATTATCTGCATATTGAATTGCCATCTACTCTTTCTCCTTAAAAAAATTTTCTATTACGTATTCTTTTACTTTCTTCGAATAATAATTTACATAAAACATAATTTCCGAATATTCATAAGTATTGATTTTTTCTGCATTTTCTTTCGTTTCATGCCAGAATTTCACGTACTCTTCCATATCATCACGGTATTGCTCCATCGTATATCCGACGCCGTCTTTTTCTGCGTATTTTCTCCCCAAAAGATATCCGCAAAGCCTGTTCCATGAATCGTTCTGCACGCTTGCGAATAATTCATAATAGCTTGAGAACGGCATCTTCCCTTCAAAGTCCTCTGGCGTCATGGTTTCCAGATTCAACCCCTGTTCTCTGGAGATTGCCTTCAATCTCTTAATTTCATGATCTGTCATTTCTTTCCAGTCAGCCTTCTTAAGATCGAACGTACTTGCCTCAAATACTTTGTCCATCACATATTGGACGACTTCGTATGCCTCGTTCTCCGCAATCTTTTTTTTCTGCTCACAAATCAGATAATCCTCATATTGTTTTACATTGCTCACTCCTTCAATTTCAAGAGCTTCTATCATCTCGTCCGTGATCACAGGAATCTTTTTTTGCTGAATGGAACGAACTGTTACGATCACTTTCTCCCCACTAACATCTAGCACGCTGACCGTTCCTTTTTTCAGCCCGATGCACATCTCTTCCAGATTCTTGTGAAAGAACCCCTGTCCTACCATAATTTCCAGATTCTTTCTGCTAAAAAACGGATTTGCCGATTCCATATCGCATACAATAAGCACTCCGGCCGTAACTTCCTCCACTTCTTCCCATGTGCTGTTCTTGTTCTTTATAAAATCTATTTCTTTCTTGTACGCCTTCTCATCAAGCTTGAATACTTTCTTGTACATACTGATATCCACCTGATCATATTCGGCAAACGATAA
This genomic window contains:
- the proS gene encoding proline--tRNA ligase, which gives rise to MAKEKKFVESITSRDVDFAQWYTDVVREAKLCNYSSVKGCLIYEPNGYAIWENIQKDLDARFKATGVENVYMPLLIPESLLQKEKDHIEGFAPEVAWVTHGGMEPLQERMCIRPTSETLFCDYWSRTVQSYRDLPKVWNQWCSVLRWEKTTRPFLRSREFLWQEGHTIHATYEEAEQRTLTMLQVYRDFVEQDLAIPLLVGRKTDSEKFAGAEDTYTIEAMMHDGKALQSGTSHFFGSGFADAFEIQYLDKDNQLKSVYETSWGVSTRIIGAIIMVHGDDSGLVLPPRIAPTQVRVIPIAQHKEGVLDKANELLQALKASGYRAEIDDSEKSPGWKFSEQEMLGIPARIEIGPKDIENNQAVVVRRDTREKIVVSLDELTVKLGEILETMQKDMYDRAKAYRDERVYTAANMDEMKEIAANKPGFIKAMWCGCEECEKQIKELTGGVTSRCIPEEQEQISDVCVCCGKPARSMVYWGKAY
- a CDS encoding YitT family protein; protein product: MKKNTNEKLMNLLGVVTGNAILALAVVAFIVPAGIPMGGATGLGIAGNHFWGIRTSIIVLSLNSILLIIAWFILGKEFVKKTLLSTFIYPLFLEMLQKIPGITKMTDNILLSAVFGGLLVGVSMGLVVRVGGSTGGTDIIAMIANKKTSLSVGVTVYIVDFLVLGLQASFSDMEQILYGIILTLLATVVIDKVVPNGKVSMQVMIISREYKKIQEKILQDIEAGVTLFHIQTGYSGEEQKGVMCVIPRQKLFDLKEMICETDPFAFLTINQINEVNGQGFTKERITYEEFKKKII
- a CDS encoding insulinase family protein; the protein is METGEKIYGFEVKEKKYVREVEGDIIQMEHLSTGAQVVVIDNQDVKKSFLVGFRTIPKDSTGVFHILEHSVLNGSRRYPDKTMFVNLMKHSMAEFVNAITYPDHTVYPFCTENEKDFMNLMDVYLNAVFCPNVLTDKEIFEQEGWHFQCEDGKAPEINGVVYNEMKGVFSSLDSILEDEMSKAMFPETAYRFVSGGFPDTIPALSYEEFLEYYRTFYNASNCCIVLYGRMNTEQILEYIDKVYLGKMKRLEPAKPVMLQKPVKGIRNKLYDKEKFGNQGVFASCTYSLGDFDNRERMNAVYILMQAIMGEDEAPMKKGLIQSLGIPEIQYFIMDGIRQPYLAVKIKNTDKETAGRLKTVITEQADRLCREGIGEEVLVSAINRLEFWMREKGGSQPEGIEYVLDIAGGWAQGTRPCEMIEFEETYRKMRTLVKEGYFESLLREILLENDYEAEVSLEPLERAEEKGQEEETEDLPGLSADDLLHKKEEPLTRAEEESGITYLKQEIPSKGVVYQSYYFDISDLEPEKVPYAKLFSELLGSLPTRTHSLEELVIEKNMWLGNIRAYLEAYTNADDIRHVRLKFAMDISCLEQNLMRAVKLGEELLYDTILEHPEIILKRIRQSRMELERGFVTSGNSYASGRAAAHYMPEGAARERYNGIYYYQFLGKLLKNFDADHGQMIRELKEIQKKICRKSNLVISFTGTEKAYADFRQLIADSGFCSSIREREPRWYQDKLLPGKSEAFIIPSEVSYVALGGIGEYTGEDYLLGRMVSFDYLWAKIRAEGGAYGCQMSVLPNQSWTMSSYRDPNVKRTIESFRNTARWLKDLELGEQELLNYKIGAVAGYDRTPKTYVQTKRMDSWYLRQEEPRVREKVRERLLKAQKEDLKNRHQVMESFTEEGVVCVLGNRVKIEEAASQFDNVIVLME
- a CDS encoding thioredoxin family protein; its protein translation is MAIQYADNESFKEQIKEGFVIVDFFSTTCVPCKAFSRILEELDAELPFINIVKVNTTDYPKLGKENRIFAVPTVRFYKDGEKKFENVGVMEVEEIKEKITEFMY